In Streptomyces longhuiensis, the following proteins share a genomic window:
- a CDS encoding contact-dependent growth inhibition system immunity protein, whose translation MNTTPDRHPMTPTPTDRFRELRDLLRAYESTGHTFDDTLETPGTALSSYLRTAAFAPERAEAAAREIDDLLATGLFSDEIADDVDLLPHIEPPKGVGVEECLRAVRHHLSIFLAKRPAPKAGFRPQTSWEWRHRFPALSHLLTSYFHQDFSLEYQSRGEAIDDYLSIESREDHEAVDQEVDGFLAVNTSDDDLQEATHILGLRITPPGDVTLRQWLLDIEGILRHHGQ comes from the coding sequence ATGAACACCACACCGGACAGGCATCCCATGACGCCGACGCCAACCGACCGTTTCCGCGAACTGCGCGACCTGCTCCGCGCTTACGAATCGACTGGGCACACCTTCGACGACACTCTGGAGACACCCGGCACCGCGCTGAGTTCCTATTTGCGTACTGCAGCGTTCGCACCCGAGCGCGCGGAAGCCGCCGCGCGAGAGATCGACGACCTCCTCGCCACCGGTCTGTTCAGCGACGAGATCGCCGACGACGTTGACCTCCTGCCTCACATCGAGCCCCCCAAGGGCGTCGGCGTTGAGGAGTGTCTGCGTGCCGTACGGCACCATCTGAGCATCTTCCTGGCGAAGCGCCCCGCGCCCAAGGCCGGCTTCCGCCCGCAGACTTCGTGGGAATGGCGGCACCGCTTTCCAGCTCTCTCTCACCTGCTGACGTCCTACTTCCATCAGGACTTCTCGCTTGAGTACCAGTCCCGGGGAGAGGCGATCGACGACTACCTCTCGATCGAGTCGCGGGAAGACCATGAGGCCGTTGATCAGGAAGTTGACGGATTTCTCGCTGTCAACACGAGCGACGACGACCTGCAGGAAGCCACTCACATTCTCGGCCTGCGGATTACTCCACCCGGTGATGTGACGTTGCGTCAATGGCTCCTCGACATTGAAGGCATCCTCCGTCACCACGGTCAATAA
- a CDS encoding RNase A-like domain-containing protein, which translates to MSIADKAKKIVQDMTGMWWPDADEDGLRHAAKAWRDFADDLEDITAAANKSARGIITHNKGEAISAFDDPYWRRYYHDGHGWLQDMIDGARDMAKSLDQYADAVHHAVKRLEHELEIVGATIAAGTLLAVFTAGISEAAAAAATATIVDLAATLGVAVSTEIATIAGTTLATAAMAGIESITVDLAVTQPAAMATGESKGLNLDEAHQALLYGAITGGALGGAGATYRAAQNAGGMTELLGGIRMPTFEPALAFPGGGSTSLEDLGLLIKGDGEPNAWPRSKRKGAYRPKYGADLAGDEGKGTATSHAHTLERHVEVSTQDLRARLRGDANLDDASRYVDQASAQKHTHAVVLKHQKEIEEWLNNGKPAGKKDFTVDLGEPTGLSLSRSNFRNGLPPEWVTGATVVLKKDPTAALGYRVLTSYPTTP; encoded by the coding sequence GTGAGCATCGCCGACAAGGCGAAGAAGATCGTCCAGGACATGACCGGCATGTGGTGGCCAGATGCCGATGAGGACGGTCTGCGCCACGCAGCCAAGGCCTGGCGGGACTTCGCCGATGACCTCGAAGACATCACGGCCGCCGCGAACAAGTCGGCGCGCGGCATCATCACGCACAACAAGGGCGAGGCGATATCCGCCTTCGACGACCCATACTGGCGCCGCTACTACCACGACGGGCATGGCTGGCTCCAGGACATGATCGACGGCGCCCGCGACATGGCGAAATCGCTCGACCAGTACGCCGATGCCGTCCACCACGCCGTCAAGCGTCTGGAACACGAGCTGGAGATCGTCGGCGCGACCATCGCCGCCGGAACCCTGCTGGCTGTCTTCACCGCCGGCATCTCCGAAGCCGCCGCGGCCGCGGCCACCGCGACGATCGTCGACCTGGCCGCCACCCTCGGCGTGGCCGTCTCAACTGAGATCGCCACCATCGCGGGCACCACTCTGGCCACCGCGGCCATGGCGGGCATCGAATCGATCACCGTCGACCTGGCCGTCACCCAGCCCGCCGCAATGGCTACTGGAGAGAGTAAGGGCCTCAACCTCGACGAGGCCCATCAGGCACTGCTCTACGGCGCCATCACCGGCGGAGCTCTCGGCGGCGCGGGCGCCACGTACCGCGCCGCGCAGAATGCTGGCGGAATGACCGAACTTCTCGGCGGCATTCGCATGCCCACCTTCGAACCCGCCCTCGCGTTTCCTGGGGGCGGGTCGACGAGCCTGGAGGACCTCGGCCTTCTCATCAAGGGGGACGGGGAGCCCAACGCCTGGCCTCGCAGCAAGCGCAAGGGCGCGTATAGGCCGAAGTACGGAGCGGATCTGGCAGGCGACGAAGGCAAGGGGACCGCCACGAGCCACGCCCACACTCTGGAGCGGCATGTCGAGGTCAGCACACAGGATCTCCGGGCCCGCCTTCGCGGGGATGCGAACCTGGACGATGCTTCACGCTATGTCGACCAGGCCTCTGCCCAGAAGCACACCCACGCCGTTGTTCTCAAGCACCAGAAGGAAATCGAGGAGTGGCTGAACAACGGGAAGCCCGCAGGCAAGAAGGACTTCACCGTCGACCTTGGCGAGCCCACGGGGTTGAGCTTGTCGCGTAGCAACTTCAGAAACGGCCTGCCCCCAGAATGGGTCACCGGCGCAACCGTGGTTCTGAAGAAGGATCCGACCGCTGCGCTGGGCTACCGAGTCCTGACCTCCTACCCCACCACCCCATGA
- a CDS encoding MarR family winged helix-turn-helix transcriptional regulator has protein sequence MPKAVTPTARQGEKDLPSLLYLVKRTELVVRARLDEALKPSGVTALQYTALTVLHRHDGLTAAQLARSSFVTAQSMADMVRTLEACGYVVRRANPTNRRELLIGLTELGRQLLADHEEPVRELERRMTDGLTPTETAQLRNALTHAWRQLS, from the coding sequence GTGCCGAAAGCAGTCACACCGACGGCCCGCCAAGGGGAGAAGGACCTTCCTTCTCTCCTCTACCTGGTCAAACGCACCGAACTTGTCGTCCGGGCCCGGCTGGACGAAGCGCTCAAGCCGTCGGGCGTGACCGCGCTGCAGTACACGGCACTGACCGTGCTCCATCGGCACGACGGACTGACGGCCGCCCAGCTCGCGCGCAGCTCATTCGTCACCGCCCAGTCCATGGCGGACATGGTCCGCACCCTGGAAGCCTGCGGGTACGTCGTCCGCCGCGCCAATCCCACCAACCGGCGGGAACTCCTCATCGGCTTGACCGAGCTCGGCCGCCAGCTCCTTGCGGACCACGAGGAACCTGTACGCGAACTGGAGCGGCGAATGACGGACGGCCTCACCCCGACGGAAACCGCCCAACTACGCAACGCACTCACCCACGCCTGGCGTCAACTGTCCTGA
- a CDS encoding SDR family NAD(P)-dependent oxidoreductase — translation MDLIGKVAVVTGSGRGLGLAYARALAASGASVVVNDVEEEAVEAAVKAVEAAGGKAVGVTAAVGDTGAAEQLVSAAVEHFGRLDVLVTNAGILRDRVLWKMTDDDFDDVVRVHMRGTFTCARAAAVRMREQGEGGRIILIGSPAGQRGNFGQTNYAAAKAGIVAMARTWAMELARAQITVNAVVPVAATEMTKTIPVFAPAIEEAERTGAPLPDWMRKDEGLGTVDDVTGLVTFLASDASSGVTGQAIGVGGDRLALWSHPNEKAVMLRDGGWSAEEIAHDWAGGIGAEPESCGIPAPQPPTGA, via the coding sequence ATGGACTTGATCGGGAAGGTCGCCGTCGTCACCGGCAGTGGACGCGGGCTGGGTCTCGCATATGCTCGGGCGCTCGCCGCGTCAGGAGCCTCCGTTGTCGTCAACGACGTGGAAGAGGAGGCGGTCGAGGCTGCGGTCAAGGCCGTGGAAGCGGCCGGCGGCAAGGCTGTCGGTGTGACGGCTGCCGTCGGTGACACCGGCGCGGCCGAACAGCTGGTCTCCGCGGCGGTGGAGCATTTCGGGCGGCTGGACGTCCTCGTCACCAATGCCGGCATCTTGCGCGACCGGGTGTTGTGGAAGATGACCGACGACGACTTCGACGACGTCGTGCGTGTTCATATGCGCGGCACCTTCACCTGTGCCCGAGCAGCAGCTGTGCGGATGCGTGAGCAGGGTGAGGGCGGACGCATCATTCTGATCGGCTCGCCTGCGGGGCAGCGCGGGAACTTCGGACAGACCAACTATGCGGCGGCCAAGGCGGGCATCGTGGCCATGGCGCGCACGTGGGCCATGGAACTGGCCCGGGCCCAGATCACCGTAAACGCCGTCGTCCCGGTCGCTGCCACCGAGATGACCAAGACCATTCCGGTCTTCGCGCCCGCCATCGAAGAGGCTGAACGTACCGGTGCGCCCCTGCCGGACTGGATGCGCAAGGACGAAGGACTCGGCACGGTCGACGATGTCACCGGGCTCGTCACCTTCCTCGCCTCCGACGCCTCCAGCGGTGTGACCGGCCAGGCCATCGGCGTCGGCGGAGACCGCCTCGCACTGTGGTCCCATCCCAACGAGAAGGCGGTGATGCTGCGTGACGGCGGCTGGTCCGCCGAGGAGATCGCCCATGACTGGGCCGGCGGCATCGGGGCGGAACCGGAGAGCTGCGGCATCCCCGCCCCCCAGCCGCCGA